TGTGGTGGTCGGTCAGGACAAACTCAGCTTCGCCGGGTTTGGCCTCACGGCGAACCTGCAAGGTCACGTGCACATCGGCGATAACCTCGACACCCGAGGCGAACTCTGGCTCAACGACGGGCGTTACCGTGCCTACGGCCAGCGCCTGACGGTGCGCCGGGCGCGGTTGCTGTTTGCCGGGCCGATCGATCAGCCGTACCTCGACATCGAAGCCATTCGCCAGACCGACGACGTGATTGCGGGCATCCGCTTGAGCGGCAACGCCGAGCAGCCGACCACGCAGATTTTCTCCGAACCGGCGATGAGTCAGGAGCAGGCGCTGTCCTATCTGGTGCTGGGGCGTCCGCTGGCCAGCAACGGTGAAGACAACAACATGCTCGCCCAGGCCGCCCTCGGGTTGGGCTTGATGGGCAGCTCCAAGGTGACGGGCGGTTTAGCGAAGAACCTCGGCATCGAGGATTTTCAGCTTGATACCGAGGGCAGCGGCGATGCGACCAGTGTGGTGGCCAGCGGCAACCTCTCAGAGAAACTCAGCCTGCGCTATGGCGTTGGCGTGTTTGAACCGGCTAACACCATTGCCTTGCGTTACAAGCTGAGCAAAAAAGTCTACCTCGAAGCCGCTGGCGGCGTGGCCAGCTCACTGGACATCTTCTACAAGCGGGATTTCTAAGCCGCGTTCCTTTCTGGATATTGCCTCTCCCCCAATCGCTGGCAAGCCAGCTCCTACAGGGCTCACATCGCACCTGTAGGAGCTGGTTTGCCAGCGATTGCGTTCATGCGTCCACCGTAATACCCGACACCACTGGTCAACTAAATACAAAGCAAACTATCTATTAGGTTGACATCGGCTGCCTAGGCAGTAACATCTCGACATACATTCACTGCCTAGGCAGCTAATTGGTGGTCAGATGAAACATTTCACCCCAGACAACTTCCACAATTGCCATCTCGGTCTATTGCTCGGGCGCGCGGCGCTGCTTAAGGACCGCATCATCGACACGCACATGGAACCCCATGGCATCACCGCCGCGCAGTTCAAAGTGCTGATCATCATGGCTCAGTTCGGCGTCGATACGCCGGGTGAACTGTGCCGGCACTTGTCCCTCGACAGCGGTTCGATGACCCGCATGCTCGATCGTCTGGAACAGAAAGGTTTCCTCGCCCGCCAACGCTCTGAAGCGGATCGCCGTCAGGTGCGACTGGTGCTGACCGAAGAGGGCCAGATTCTGGCCGATCGCCTTCCGCACATCGGTGCCGACGCGATGAACCAACTGGTCGAGGTCGTCACGCCGCAAGAGCTGGAGACCCTGGAAAAGATCCTCAAGAAAATTTTGGTCGCAGCCGGTGACTCGATCACTTTGCTGCGAGTAGGTGGTCATGATGAACAGTAAAACCTTGCGCAGCAGCCTGAGCCTGCTGCTGTTGGCCTTGGGTCTGGCCGGTTGCGCCAGTTACAGCGGCCTGAATACCGAAGGCGTCAGCCTCGATGCGAAAAACCTCAAGGCCGGGCAATCCCTCAGCGGCGTGACACTGTCGCCCGCAGCCTGGCCGAAAAGCGACTGGTGGAAAAGCCTCGGCGACCCTCAACTCGACGGTCTGATCCGCGAAGCACTGCGCGACAGCCCGGACATGCAAATCGCCGATGCCCGCGCCCATCAGGCCAGCGCCGCCGCGTATGCTGCCGACGCGGCACGGATGCCGACCCTGGATGCCAGCGCCGGTGTCAGCCGTTCGCGTCTGGCGCGCGATCAAGACCCGTTGGGGCAGGGCGACAACTACGCCACCGTGCGCAACATCAGCGCCAGCTTCAATTACAACTTCGACCTCTGGGGCGGCCAGCGTGACGCCTGGGAAGCTGCATTGGGCCAGGCTCGCGCCGCCGAAGTCGATCAGCAGGCTGCGCAGTTGACCTTGTCTGCCGACGTCGCCCGCGCCTACAGCGATTTGGGGCAGGCGCACATCGTTTACGACTTGTCCGCTGAAGACCTCAAGCGCACCAAGCAAATGCTCGACCTGAGCCAGCGTCGCCTGAGTTCCGGGATCGACAGCCAGTATCAGTTCCAGCAGACCGAAAGCCTGGCAGCCACTTCCGAAGCCAACCTGATCGACGCCGAAAAACGCCTGCAAAGCGCGAAAATCGCCTTGGCGGTGCTACTGGGCAAAGGCCCGGATCGCGGCAATGAAATCGCTCGGCCGAAAATCCTCCAGGCCAGCGCCGTGGCGTTGCCGTCGGTGCTTCCAGCCGAGTTACTCGGTCGTCGTCCAGACCTGGTGGCCGCGCGCTGGCGGGTCGAGGCGGCGAGCAAAAATATCGACGCCGGCAAGACCCAGTTCTATCCAAACTTGAATCTCAGCGCCGCGGCCGGTGCCGAATCTTTGTTGGGCGATGCGATGTTCGGTTCGGCCAGTCGTTTCTTCAATGTCGCGCCGACGATTTCGGTGCCGATTTTCGACGGTGGTCGCCTGCGCGCCGACCTCGATTCCCGCGACGCCGACTACGACCTCGCGGTGGCGCAGTACAACAAAAGCCTGGTGCGAGCGTTGGGGGATGTCAGTGACAGCATCAACCAGCTGCGCGATATCGGCCGGCAGATTGCCGCCCAGCAGCATGCGACTGATATCGCCCAGGATTCTTACAACACCGTGGTACAGCGGTACGGTTCCGGCATCGGTAACTATCTGGACGTGCTCAGCATCGAGCAACAATTGCTCCAGGCCCAGCGTCAGCTGGCCAACCTGAATGCCGAGCAGATCGACCTGTCGATCCAACTGATGCAAGCGCTGGGCGGCGGTTATCAGCCTGAGGCCATTGCCTCGGCCAACGCCACGCCCGCCACGCTGACTCACTAATTCAAGGTATTCATCATGGCTACTGCCGATACAACTCAACCCACTGACAATGCCTCCGCCAACCCAAATGCCGGCAAGCGCAAAATCATGATATTGGTGCTCGCCGTGGTGGTTGCGCTAGGTGGCGCCGGCGTCTGGGCTTACCACGAGTTCTATGGTCGCTGGAGCGAAAGCACCGACGACGCCTATGTGAACGGCAACGTGGTGGAAATCACGCCGCTGGTCACCGGCACCGTGGTCAGCATTGGCGCCGACGATGGCGATCTGGTCCACGAAGGCCAGGTGCTGGTGAACTTCGACCCGAACGATGCCGAAATCGGGTTGCAAAGCGCCCAGGCCAATCTGGCCCGCACCGTGCGTCAGGTGCGTGGCCTGTACAGCAACGTCGATGGCCAGAAAGCCCAGGTCAACGCCCAGCAAGCTGAAGTGCAGAAAGCGCAAGACAACTTCAATCGCCGCAAGAACCTCGCCGCTGGCGGGGCGATTTCCCAGGAAGAACTGTCCCACGCTCGCGATGACCTGACCTCGGCGCTAAACGCCTTGGCCGACGCCAAACAGCGACTGAAAACCACCAGCGCCTTGGTGGATGACACCGTGGTGTCATCGCATCCGGACGTGATGGCCGCCGCCGCGCAACTGCGTCAGGCGTATCTGAACAATGCCCGCAGCACCTTGATCGCGCCGGTCACCGGTTACGTGGCCAAGCGCACCGTGCAACTCGGCCAACGGGTGCAGCCGGGCGAGGCGCTGATGGCGGTGATTCCGCTGGATCAGCTGTGGATCGACGCCAACTTCAAGGAAACCCAGCTGCGCGACATGCGCATCGGCCAACCGGTGGAGATCGAAACCGACCTCTACGGCAGTGACGTGACCTACAGCGGCACCGTCGACAGCCTTGGCGCCGGGACCGGCAGCGCGTTCGCCCTGTTGCCGGCGCAGAACGCCACGGGTAACTGGATCAAGATCGTGCAGCGGGTGCCGGTGCGGATTCACGTCAATGCCGAAGAACTGGCCAGGCACCCGTTACGGGTCGGCCTGTCGACGGTGGTCGATGTCAACCTGCGCGACCAGAGTGGCCCGGTGCTGGCGCAACAGCCAGCGCAAAAGGCCTCGTTCAGCACCAGCATCTATGACCGCCAATTGGCCGAGGCCGACGCGATGATCACCCAACTGATCCACGACAACAGCGCTGCGGCCAGCAAGACCGCGCAGCGCTGATTCACACCGACCCCTGTGGGAGCGAGCCTGCTCGCGATAGCGTCCGATCAGTCAACGTTGATGTTGAATGTCATTGCGCCTTCGCGAGCAGGCTCGCTCCCACAAGGTCAGCTGCGCCTGTAATGGGCGCAACGCAACCCGAGTTTCAAAGGATTCGCGATGAGCAATAACGCGTCTTTCACGCCACCCAGCCTGCTGCTCAGCACCATCGGCCTGTCGCTGGCGACCTTCATGCAGGTGCTCGACACCACCATCGCCAACGTGGCGCTGCCGACGATATCCGGCAACCTCGGGGTGAGTTCGGAACAGGGCACCTGGGTGATCACCTCGTTTGCAGTCAGCAACGCGATTGCACTGCCGCTGACCGGCTGGCTCAGTCGCCGCTTCGGCGAGGTGAAGCTGTTTGTCTGGGCGACGCTGTTGTTTGTGCTGGCTTCGTTCCTGTGCGGGATTTCCACGTCCATGCCGGAGCTGGTGGGCTTCCGCGTCTTGCAAGGCGTGGTGGCGGGGCCGTTGTACCCGATGACCCAGACCCTGCTGATCGCGGTTTACCCCCCGGCAAAACGGGGGCTGGCACTGGCGCTGCTGGCGATGGTCACGGTGGTGGCGCCGATTGCCGGGCCGATCCTCGGCGGCTGGATCACTGACAGTTACAGCTGGCCGTGGATCTTCTTCATCAACGTGCCGATCGGTTTGTTCGCCGCGTGGGTGGTCACGCAACAAATGAAGAAACGCCCGGTGGTCACCAGCCGCCAGCCCATGGATTACGTCGGTCTCATCGCGTTGATCATCGGTGTCGGTGCGCTACAGATCGTCCTCGATAAAGGCAACGATGCCGACTGGTTCGAGTCCAGTTTCATTATTGTCGGTTCGGTGATCTCCGTGGTCGCCCTGGCGTTCTTCGTGATTTGGGAAATGACCGACGAACATCCGGTGGTCAATCTGCGGCTGTTCGCCCACCGCAACTTCCGCTACGGCACCATCGTGTTGATTCTGGGTTATGCCGGGTTCTTCGGGATCAACCTGATCCTGCCGCAATGGCTGCAAACGCGACTGGGCTACACCGCGACCTGGGCCGGTTTTGCCGTGGCACCGCTGGGGATACTGCCGGTGCTGCTGGCGCCGTTTGTTGGCAAGTACGCACCAAAATTCGACATGCGGCTGCTGGCGGGCGGGGCGTTCCTGGCGATCGGCCTCAGCTGTTTCATGCGCGCCGGGTTTACCAATGAAGTGGACTTCCAGCACATCGCCATGGTGCAGCTGTTCATGGGTATTGGCGTGGCGCTGTTCTTCATGCCGACCCTGACCATTCTGCTGTCGGACCTGCCACCGAGCCAGATTGCCGACGGCTCGGGCCTGGCCACGTTCCTGCGGACGTTGGGCGGTAGTTTCGCGGCCTCGTTGACCACCTGGATCTGGATCCGCCGCGCCGACCAACACCATGCTTACTTGACCGAAAGCATCACCCAGTTCGATCCGGCAACCCGCGAGGCGTTGAGCCAGTTGGGCGGGGCAGGGGCCAAGGCCTATACGCAGCTGGATCAAATGGTGATCAGCCAGGCGTACATCATGTCCACCGTGGATTACTTCACGCTGCTGGGCTGGATGTTCATGGGGTTGATATTGATTGTGTGGCTGGCCAAGCCGCCATTTACCGCGAAGGCCGGGCCGGCGGCTTCCGCGGGGCATTGAACCAAGCGCGATCAATGTAGGAGCCGGCTTGCTGGCGATCGCGGAGTGTCAGATGCAATTCATCCAGCTGACACAACGCGATCGCCAGCAAGCCGGCTCCTACAAGGGTTTGATGTTCGGTCGTTATTTGGTGGGGGCTGCCAATTGCGGTGGCGGGGCGAAATCAAACGGCGCCAATGCAAACCCGTGTTCATCCACCTGCAACGCCCAACCCTGACGATCCCAATCCCCCAGCACAATACGCTTGGCCGCCTGGTCACCCAGCTGCAGCTTATGGATGGCGGGACGGTGGGTATGGCCATGGATCAGG
The Pseudomonas sp. MYb327 DNA segment above includes these coding regions:
- a CDS encoding HlyD family efflux transporter periplasmic adaptor subunit; the protein is MATADTTQPTDNASANPNAGKRKIMILVLAVVVALGGAGVWAYHEFYGRWSESTDDAYVNGNVVEITPLVTGTVVSIGADDGDLVHEGQVLVNFDPNDAEIGLQSAQANLARTVRQVRGLYSNVDGQKAQVNAQQAEVQKAQDNFNRRKNLAAGGAISQEELSHARDDLTSALNALADAKQRLKTTSALVDDTVVSSHPDVMAAAAQLRQAYLNNARSTLIAPVTGYVAKRTVQLGQRVQPGEALMAVIPLDQLWIDANFKETQLRDMRIGQPVEIETDLYGSDVTYSGTVDSLGAGTGSAFALLPAQNATGNWIKIVQRVPVRIHVNAEELARHPLRVGLSTVVDVNLRDQSGPVLAQQPAQKASFSTSIYDRQLAEADAMITQLIHDNSAAASKTAQR
- a CDS encoding MarR family transcriptional regulator, whose amino-acid sequence is MKHFTPDNFHNCHLGLLLGRAALLKDRIIDTHMEPHGITAAQFKVLIIMAQFGVDTPGELCRHLSLDSGSMTRMLDRLEQKGFLARQRSEADRRQVRLVLTEEGQILADRLPHIGADAMNQLVEVVTPQELETLEKILKKILVAAGDSITLLRVGGHDEQ
- a CDS encoding efflux transporter outer membrane subunit gives rise to the protein MNSKTLRSSLSLLLLALGLAGCASYSGLNTEGVSLDAKNLKAGQSLSGVTLSPAAWPKSDWWKSLGDPQLDGLIREALRDSPDMQIADARAHQASAAAYAADAARMPTLDASAGVSRSRLARDQDPLGQGDNYATVRNISASFNYNFDLWGGQRDAWEAALGQARAAEVDQQAAQLTLSADVARAYSDLGQAHIVYDLSAEDLKRTKQMLDLSQRRLSSGIDSQYQFQQTESLAATSEANLIDAEKRLQSAKIALAVLLGKGPDRGNEIARPKILQASAVALPSVLPAELLGRRPDLVAARWRVEAASKNIDAGKTQFYPNLNLSAAAGAESLLGDAMFGSASRFFNVAPTISVPIFDGGRLRADLDSRDADYDLAVAQYNKSLVRALGDVSDSINQLRDIGRQIAAQQHATDIAQDSYNTVVQRYGSGIGNYLDVLSIEQQLLQAQRQLANLNAEQIDLSIQLMQALGGGYQPEAIASANATPATLTH
- a CDS encoding DHA2 family efflux MFS transporter permease subunit, translated to MSNNASFTPPSLLLSTIGLSLATFMQVLDTTIANVALPTISGNLGVSSEQGTWVITSFAVSNAIALPLTGWLSRRFGEVKLFVWATLLFVLASFLCGISTSMPELVGFRVLQGVVAGPLYPMTQTLLIAVYPPAKRGLALALLAMVTVVAPIAGPILGGWITDSYSWPWIFFINVPIGLFAAWVVTQQMKKRPVVTSRQPMDYVGLIALIIGVGALQIVLDKGNDADWFESSFIIVGSVISVVALAFFVIWEMTDEHPVVNLRLFAHRNFRYGTIVLILGYAGFFGINLILPQWLQTRLGYTATWAGFAVAPLGILPVLLAPFVGKYAPKFDMRLLAGGAFLAIGLSCFMRAGFTNEVDFQHIAMVQLFMGIGVALFFMPTLTILLSDLPPSQIADGSGLATFLRTLGGSFAASLTTWIWIRRADQHHAYLTESITQFDPATREALSQLGGAGAKAYTQLDQMVISQAYIMSTVDYFTLLGWMFMGLILIVWLAKPPFTAKAGPAASAGH